A stretch of the Panicum virgatum strain AP13 chromosome 9N, P.virgatum_v5, whole genome shotgun sequence genome encodes the following:
- the LOC120687821 gene encoding mucin-12-like isoform X4: protein MDHDDSDFQSQNFQLVGEDSNRFPSGLRPFALPKLDIEDQLQGHLRFDNLIDSEAFFSVQGHESNWIEVLSTGSSVVDFSSSAAESCSKTNNVWSEATSTESVEMLLKSVGEIETTGNMDSNAHLQLSAMDSQIDQSNVHPDSTSSPTDSTVVPTEKDQSQSTHSRMTDGPDHSQSTHSRMAADPSNTDPQLERFAPFLMDKKSEQAAASVAEKCIASEKLSSSINTSGSCPAVGGYFEGVQDDLSLDKLNVPSAEVNSRNLNNEPFTGLAPLQNIYVTDSYHFEQDNKESEVDVAPQDSEVCHFNENKVEGGLTESLGTVNLSSQVSNETLLPESSDGLLEAITNPLKLHRSDGTCNIVNSTLQLSFSPVQHETEGLSSSVDRSNELIINEFGVSSNSAPSHRSEADSRNSNPHLVSSLSPKRKVADATGVPEETMNAGANSTNISCTGDESKLEVLEHNKDSVDNLESGAMEEKTMDKIPVVSGNMEQMVENNHEENASGATDTSKDKVESSDSIAPENSSADAFNASEDPKIPSINHEGSFNECDTPGIEEEPESSHLVLSTSGPHEKMSAPVISSSSGIGITSTTVTDTFGTPADKNGCSIGVSAADSSALPDERDLIVSTMNHEVPSKEGAKSALGDEDNNVISPGSEPGGVMSAVPVDSNTDVYGSTVSVAKKEEYTEQANSLGGSTTAETQDKSGNHPDASSPKCQTDKSLIQGEQHTDPATPPALGISSGNVAEKVVETPQNASNDLNARVQADAVLNHGTDHSPGTVTSQGKVGSSIVEPGNGNGIRTSATCGSPSVISCSEPSPQEGGQGSNALLHHTPLDVQSGDPKDCEANADAAQSSKQCSTRNLESALGSEETNTAGGDRSFSFEVGAPPNASEKAHSPVWSPFPRYTASQSTEMTPENPQPGSSLKSISDVSKETSIAKAGKEQLSERKVAESAGGPSDNSNIGDSTKSSSSPPEKSQQHPTPEPSDLVKFPFTDPQHLQLRAQIFVYGALIQGTPPGEAYMVAAFGESGGGGKPTWEAAWRAALERFQYQKSLYTGLETPTSSRIGSSVPDKANKSTAVRTAPASKKGGKTVVPAHSTATLHGTFSVPLGSSTFNLQRGTHLDFSQAVSPFTYNSHMRQSSPGVAPWYTQSPGPRPAPWLIPPQNLIFDSSMQAAGPTNETAKGASSKIISISHTVSPVLVPPSSAPSIVSSAAVVNDEKQKAPASSSKKGTASQKPRKRKKASASPEQQSVIASPQLKADVTSSIPATNHTSGFTLSTHSPSNALVSRVVPNTGQLTSIPNYQITGGMDSEQGIIFSEQIRSAIEQSTVQAKGASMHSVEAVRHKEGIWSHLSTISKNKLPREVEEKLTSAAAAAEAAVSVAKAAAEAAKMASEAALQAKMMAEEALSSSTSLKSMHHEAGEVGISSNPPGQSSSTPASSLKSKENSRTPGSILSVARKAARKRVEEASAATKRAENLDAILKAAEFAAEAVFRAGTIIGMGEPLPFTLRELLEAGPDGYWKSESVRNKAGSGNHNPVTETLEVDAPANFSKSGRKRGRKPKYDQALPNSEPSSSGKELLPEGIHSANVGHGVEDVPTTMALDSNKNSTAPVNIIWNGIEKGSAVEVLSDKGGFGVAWFSAKVVDINENNTFVSYHNHNGTGPHEEQVPLRQDGDKPPQIRLPYPATLSKFKTRKRRRETAGSCLWVIGDHVDAWVNDSSWREGVIAQNYEGDETKYVVQFSVGGGGESLVVDAWNLRPSRVWKDGQWTEWSSARERKSKSNKGDSPLEKRQRTDLLQAGGDLSTVGEAGGPSKDKNTNNTKKPEELKQLALSQEEMVFNVGKSVVENKSDALAFKRPGLQKEGSKVVYGVPKHGKKKKFMEVSKHYDVGQSDKISEGNASSRFAKHSMPQLPRPRENTSKVDHNRGRRVAEMRSRIPKPTKSQNVAANSVPDEDSLPKSIPNSGVSERSFTLAESNTSTSNTKKPTVEKNNSALGTGPRTVVPSVSEMQPAYTDPTSKQNVSTNNRAKRKYVPPVGNVNRSTLRTCEKTSSDSGEPQRTSSDSAEPRRSNRRIQPTSRLLEGLQSSLIISKVPGEKVPRSNYKSASSRGRAHG, encoded by the exons ATGGATCATGATGATAGCGATTTTCAGAGCCAAAACTTTCAACTAGTTGGTGAAGACAGTAACAGGTTCCCTTCAGGTTTGCGGCCATTTGCACTCCCAAAACTTGATATCGAGGACCAGCTACAAGGCCATCTTCGATTTGATAATTTGATAGATTCAGAAGCATTTTTCAGCGTGCAAGGGCACGAGAGTAATTGGATTGAGGTTTTGTCTACCGGAAGCAGTGTTGTTGATTTTAGTTCCAGTGCTGCTGAATCGTGCTCGAAAACTAATAATGTCTGGTCAGAGGCAACATCCACAGAATCTGTGGAAATGTTATTGAAATCAGTGGGAGAAATTGAGACAACTGGTAACATGGACAGTAATGCACACCTTCAGTTAAGTGCTATGGACAGCCAAATCGATCAGTCGAACGTGCATCCTGATTCCACTAGCTCTCCAACAGATAGTACTGTAGTGCCAACCGAAAAAGATCAGTCTCAGAGCACTCATTCTAGAATGACTGATGGTCCTGATCATTCTCAGAGTACTCATTCTAGAATGGCTGCTGACCCTTCAAACACCGATCCCCAGCTTGAGCGTTTTGCTCCTTTCTTGATGGACAAGAAATCTGAGCAGGCAGCAGCTTCTGTTGCTGAGAAGTGCATAGCAAGTGAGAAGCTGTCCTCTTCAATTAACACATCAGGAAGCTGCCCAGCTGTTGGCGGCTATTTTGAAGGAGTTCAGGACGACCTTTCTCTGGACAAACTCAATGTACCCTCCGCCGAAGTAAATTCTAGGAACTTGAATAATGAACCTTTCACAGGGTTGGCTCCCCTTCAGAACATATATGTCACTGATTCATATCACTTTGAACAGGATAATAAAGAATCGGAGGTTGATGTTGCACCTCAGGATTCGGAGGTATGCCATTTTAATGAAAATAAAGTTGAAGGAGGACTAACTGAGTCTTTGGGCACTGTGAACTTGTCCAGTCAGGTTAGCAATGAAACTCTATTGCCAGAAAGTTCTGATGGATTGCTAGAGGCCATTACAAATCCACTTAAGCTGCACAGAAGTGATGGTACTTGTAATATAGTCAACAGCACTCTTCAACTATCTTTTTCCCCAGTGCAACATGAAACTGAAGGTCTGAGTAGTTCAGTTGACAGGAGCAATGAACTCATCATCAACGAGTTTGGTGTTAGTTCAAATTCTGCTCCATCTCACCGATCTGAGGCAGACTCACGAAATTCTAATCCTCATCTTGTCAGTTCTCTGTCTCCCAAAAGAAAGGTTGCTGACGCCACTGGTGTTCCTGAAGAAACAATGAATGCTGGAGCCAATAGTACAAATATCAGCTGTACTGGTGATGAATCAAAACTTGAAGTATTGGAGCACAATAAAGATTCTGTTGATAACCTAGAAAGTGGTGCCATGGAAGAAAAGACAATGGATAAAATACCTGTAGTTTCAGGAAATATGGAGCAAATGGTGGAAAATAACCATGAAGAAAATGCTAGTGGTGCTACAGACACATCAAAAGATAAGGTTGAATCTTCTGACAGTATTGCACCCGAAAACTCTTCAGCTGACGCTTTCAATGCTTCAGAGGATCCAAAAATTCCCTCAATAAATCATGAGGGGTCATTCAATGAATGTGATACTCCTGGTATAGAAGAGGAGCCTGAAAGCTCGCATTTGGTCCTTTCTACTTCTGGGCCTCATGAGAAAATGTCAGCACCGGTGATCAGTTCAAGCAGTGGCATTGGCATCACTTCTACCACTGTTACTGACACTTTCGGTACTCCAGCAGATAAAAATGGCTGTTCAATAGGTGTTTCTGCTGCTGATTCTTCTGCTTTACCAGATGAGAGGGATTTGATTGTGTCCACGATGAATCATGAGGTGCCATCCAAGGAAGGTGCTAAATCCGCTTTAGGAGATGAGGACAACAATGTTATTTCTCCTGGCTCTGAACCAGGTGGGGTAATGTCAGCTGTGCCTGTGGACTCAAACACTGATGTTTATGGTAGTACTGTTTCTGTTGCAAAAAAGGAGGAATACACAGAGCAGGCTAATTCTCTGGGTGGTTCAACCACAGCAGAAACTCAGGATAAATCAG GTAACCATCCAGATGCTTCTTCACCAAAATGCCAGACTGATAAATCTTTGATACAAGGTGAGCAACATACAGATCCAGCCACACCACCTGCATTAGGTATCTCAAGTGGCAATGTTGCTGAAAAGGTTGTAGAAACTCCCCAAAATGCAAGCAATGATTTGAATGCACGTGTGCAAG caGATGCAGTATTAAATCATGGTACAGATCATAGTCCTGGTACTGTTACTTCCCAGGGCAAGGTAGGCTCAAGCATAGTGGAACCTGGCAATGGTAATGGAATCCGTACCAGTGCTACATGTGGCTCCCCTTCAGTGATTAGTTGCTCCGAACCCTCTCCCCAGGAAGGTGGACAGGGCAGCAACGCACTACTTCATCATACACCACTAGATGTGCAGTCTGGGGATCCAAAAGATTGTGAAGCCAATGCTGATGCTGCTCAGAGCTCAAAACAATGTTCTACCAGAAATTTAGAATCTGCTCTTGGTTCTGAGGAGACTAATACAGCAGGAGGTGATAGAAGCTTCTCATTCGAGGTGGGAGCTCCACCAAATGCTTCTGAGAAAGCTCATAGCCCTGTTTGGAGCCCGTTCCCTAGATACACAGCTTCTCAGAGTACCGAG ATGACCCCAGAAAATCCTCAACCTGGAAGTTCATTGAAGAGTATCAGTGATGTTAGTAAGGAAACATCTATTGCAAAAGCTGGTAAAGAACAGCTGTCAGAAAGGAAAGTGGCTGAAAGTGCTGGGGGCCCGTCAGACAACTCTAACATTGGTGATAGCACTAAGAGTAGCAGTTCACCGCCAGAGAAGTCACAGCAGCATCCAACCCCTGAGCCTTCTG ATTTGGTGAAGTTTCCATTCACAGATCCACAGCATTTGCAGCTACGTGCACAGATTTTTGTTTATGGAGCTCTTAT TCAAGGAACACCACCAGGAGAGGCTTACATGGTGGCAGCTTTCGGAGAGTCTG GTGGTGGTGGTAAACCTACATGGGAGGCAGCTTGGCGAGCTGCTCTTGAAAGATTTCAGTACCAAAAATCACTTTATACTGGTTTAGAGACCCCTACAAGTTCACGTATAG GTAGTTCCGTGCCTGACAAAGCTAATAAGAGTACAGCAGTTAGAACTGCCCCAGCTAGCAAAAAGGGTGGGAAAACTGTGGTACCAGCACATTCTACTGCAACCCTGCACGGAACTTTTAGTGTGCCTCTTGGTAGTTCTACGTTTAACCTGCAACGAGGTACTCATCTGGACTTTAGCCAGGCAGTATCACCATTTACATATAATTCACACATGAGGCAGTCGTCTCCTGGTGTTGCCCCCTGGTATACTCAGAGCCCTGGACCACGTCCTGCACCCTGGCTGATTCCACCACAAAACTTAATTTTTGATTCATCGATGCAAGCAGCTGGTCCTACAAATGAAACTGCAAAGGGGGCATCATCCAAAATCATATCCATTTCGCATACTGTTTCGCCTGTTTTAGTTCCACCTAGTTCGGCACCTTCTATTGTTTCTTCAGCGGCGGTTGTGAATGATGAAAAACAGAAGGCACCAGCTTCTAGCTCTAAGAAGGGAACAGCATCACAAAagccaagaaaaagaaagaaagcttCAGCAAGTCCAGAACAGCAATCTGTCATTGCCTCCCCTCAGCTCAAAGCAGACGTTACGTCTTCTATTCCTGCCACTAACCACACATCAGGATTCACTTTATCTACCCATTCTCCAAGTAATGCTTTGGTTAGTAGGGTTGTTCCTAACACAGGTCAGCTCACCTCTATACCTAACTACCAGATCACTGGTGGTATGGATAGTGAGCAAGGAATCATCTTTTCGGAACAGATCCGGAGTGCAATAGAACAATCAACTGTACAAGCGAAAGGTGCAAGTATGCACTCAGTGGAGGCAGTTAGGCATAAAGAAGGCATATGGAGCCATCTATCCACAATCTCAAAAAACAAGTTACCTCGTGAAGTTGAAGAGAAGCTTACCtcagctgcagctgctgctgaagCAGCAGTTTCTGTTGCAAAGGCAGCTGCAGAAGCTGCCAAGATGGCATCAGAGGCTGCATTGCAGGCGAAGATGATGGCAGAGGAAGCACTTAGCTCTTCTACATCTCTAAAGTCCATGCATCATGAAGCTGGTGAAGTTGGTATCAGTAGCAATCCACCTGGCCAGTCAAGTTCAACACCAGCATCATCTCTGAAAAGTAAGGAGAACAGTCGTACCCCGGGTTCCATCCTTTCAGTGGCACGGAAGGCTGCTAGAAAGAGGGTTGAAGAGGCATCTGCAGCTACAAAACGTGCAGAAAACTTGGATGCCATACTGAAAGCTGCGGAGTTCGCTGCGGAGGCTGTGTTCAGAGCTGGAACTATTATTGGAATGGGTGAACCACTACCTTTTACTCTAAGGGAGCTTTTAGAAGCTGGCCCGGATGGCTACTGGAAGTCTGAGAGTGTGAGGAATAAAGCTGGAAGTGGTAATCACAATCCAGTAACAGAAACATTGGAGGTAGATGCACCTGCTAATTTCAGTAAATCTGGCAGAAAGCGTGGTCGGAAACCTAAGTATGATCAAGCACTACCAAATTCGGAGCCATCTTCAAGTGGCAAAGAATTGCTGCCAGAAGGAATACACTCAG CTAATGTAGGACATGGGGTTGAAGATGTTCCCACCACTATGGCACTTGATAGTAACAAAAATAGTACAGCACCAGTAAACATTATCTGGAATGGCATTGAAAAGGGATCTGCTGTTGAG GTCTTATCTGACAAGGGTGGGTTTGGAGTAGCTTGGTTTTCTGCCAAGGTTGTTGATATAAATGAAAATAACACATTTGTCAGCTATCACAACCACAACG GAACTGGTCCTCATGAAGAACAGGTGCCATTGAGACAAGATGGGGATAAACCGCCTCAAATACGTCTTCCTTACCCTGCTACCCTTTCTAAATTCAAAACTAGGAAACGTCGCAGGGAAACAGCAGGGAGTTGTTTATGGGTTATTGGAGATCACGTAGATGCTTGGGTCAATGATAG CAGTTGGCGTGAGGGAGTTATTGCTCAGAATTATGAGGGTGATGAGACAAAGTATGTTGTACAATTTTCAG ttggaggtggtggtgaGTCATTAGTTGTTGATGCTTGGAATCTTCGTCCATCACGTGTTTGGAAAGATGGTCAATGGACAGAGTGGTCCAGCGCAAGAGAAAGGAAATCTAAATCTAATAAG GGTGATTCACCTCTTGAGAAACGCCAAAGGACAGACCTGCTTCAAGCAGGTGGCGATCTATCTACTGTTGGTGAAGCAGGGGGTCCCTCCAAGGATAAGAATACTAACAATACAAAAAAGCCGGAGGAGCTAAAGCAATTGGCTTTGTCTCAGGAGGAAATGGTTTTCAACGTTGGGAAGAGTGTAGTTGAAAATAAATCTGATGCTCTTGCATTCAAACGGCCTGGATTGCAGAAAGAAGGATCAAAGGTTGTCTACGGTGTTCCAAAACatggaaagaagaagaagtttaTGGAAGTAAGCAAACATTATGATGTAGGCCAATCTGACAAGATTTCCGAGGGCAATGCATCTAGCAGATTTGCAAAACATTCAATGCCACAATTGCCAAGACCGCGTGAAAATACCTCCAAAGTTGATCACAATAGAGGAAGGAGAGTAGCTGAGATGAGGTCTAGAATACCTAAACCCACAAAGTCACAGAATGTTGCAGCTAACAGTGTTCCTGATGAGGATTCCTTGCCCAAGTCCATTCCAAATTCTGGTGTTTCTGAAAGGAGTTTTACTTTAGCAGAAAGTAACACAAGCACCTCGAACACCAAGAAGCCCACTGTAGAAAAAAATAATTCTGCGTTGGGCACGGGCCCTAGAACTGTAGTTCCTTCTGTTTCTGAAATGCAACCGGCATATACTGATCCTACTTCCAAGCAGAATGTGTCCACTAACAATCGAGCTAAAAGGAAATATGTTCCTCCTGTGGGTAACGTGAACAGAAGTACGCTTAGAACCTGTGAAAAGACTAGTTCTGATTCTGGTGAGCCCCAAAGGACTAGTTCTGATTCTGCTGAACCCAGACGATCTAACCGGCGAATTCAACCAACTTCGAGG TTACTAGAGGGTTTGCAAAGTTCCCTCATAATCTCCAAAGTTCCTGGGGAGAAGGTTCCAAGGAGCAATTACAAAAGTGCTTCGTCAAGAG GGAGAGCTCATGGCTGA